The genomic stretch agcaagagagggagtacagtgatgtagtgtccacagctaaagaatcattgtggaatctgaaaagacacttATCCCAAAAGCATGATTGTGTACTTACCATGAACTTacatgctaaaagaaaggaaTGTTTTTTAGGCAAAATATCCCAATCAAAACTGAAAGCTCCTTGAAACTATGTTCGCTTCTTACATTCAgttttcatgtttattcaaatactttcattcaaatccatatggtttggtttcaatactttaAAAACCAATTGGTCAGTCCAGGTAGTCACacaaatagatgggtgttggttcaATTGTGATTTTAATTAATGTAGTGAGTTTGGAGCGGGAGGTTTTTCTCCTGAGTGTGGAGCGGTTTTTAGCTGAGCGGTAGGAAAGGACAAGGAGCGCCAGAAGCACCACTCCATGAGTGATGAGCGGGATTTCCAACAGCTCAACTGTGCTCACATGCTCTGTTGCATGCGCATGCGTGTATGGGACTGAGCGGGCCAGTGTGGGCCCTGTCCTTTGTCAAAATAGGTCCTTTGTTACAACAGAGAAGAGGGGGCAAAACAGAAGAGAAGaaatagggaagagagagagagagaaggctaggACAGACGGTCATTGTAAGGCATGTGGGGTGACAGTGGAAGGAGGTGTCAGACACTGCTGCCTCTTATCTAAGGCCtatacagagtgtgtgtgtgtgtgtgtgtgtgtgtgtgtgtgtgtgtgtgtgtttgtgtgtgtgtatatataaaaggTATGACTTAATATGCATGATTATTCCATATCATAAAATATTAGGTTAAAACATACCTCTGTGTTGTTGCTGCATGTCTGAAGGATCTCCTGATGGTGAAAATAGTTTAAAGAAGAGAAAATTCCTTGTATCAAAATTCCAGCAGTTAACTTATCTGTCAAAGTCTGGTTGGTCTGAGTCCATGATCAGAGCAACGTTGGGTGGGCGGGGCCTACCTTTAACTTTTTCACTCGCTCTTCATTGCTAGCCAGGTCTAACAGATTATCAATGTTTACCTCATCTGGCATGTCATCGTCCTGCAAAAcacaagtcagaagtttacatacacttaggttggagtcattaaaactcttttttcaagcactccacaaatgtattattaacaaactatagttttggcaagtcagttaggacatctactttgagcatgacacaagtaatttttccaaccattgtttacagacagattatttcacttataattcactgtatcacaattccagtgggtcagaagtttacatacactaagttggctgtgtctttaaacagcttggaaaattccagagaatgatgtcatggctttagaagcttctgataggctcattgacatcatttgagtcaattggtggtgtacctgtggatgtatttcaaggcctaccttcaaagtcagtgtttctttgcttgacatcatggggaaatctaaagaagtcagccaagacctcagaaaaaaaattgtagacctccacaagtctagttcatccttgcgAGAAATTTACaatcgcctgaaggtaccacgttcatctgtacaaacaatagtgcacaagtataaacatcatgggaccacgcagccgtcataccgctcaggaaggagacgcgttttctcctagagatgaacgtactttggtgcgaaaagtgtgaatcaatcccagaacaacagcaaaggaccgtgtgaagatgctggaggaaacaggtacacatgTATCTATAtcgacagtaaaacgagtcctatatcgacataacctgaaaggccgctcagcaaggaagaagccactgctccaaaaccgccataacaaaaccagactacggtttgcaactgaacatggggacaaagattgtactttttggagaaatgtcctctggtctgatgaaacaaaaatagaactgtttggcaataatgaccatcgttatgtttggagtaaaaagggggaggcttgcaagacagaagaacaccattccaaccgtgaagcacgggggtggcagcatcatgttgtgggggtgttttgctgaaggagggactggtgcacttcacaataaagatggcatcatgaggtaggaaaatgatgtggatatattgaagcaacatctcaagacatcagtcaggaagttaaagcttggtcacaaatgggtcttccaaatggacaatgacccaagcatacttccaaagttatggcaaaatggcttaaggacaacaaagtcaaggtattggagtggctatcacaaagccctgacctcaatcctatagaaaaatttgtgggcagaactgaaaaagcgtgtgcgagcaaggaggcctaccaacctgactcagttacaccaactctgtcaggaggaatgggccaaaattcacccaacttattgttggaagcttgtggaaggctacccgaaacgtttgactcaagttaaacaatttaaaggcaaagctaccaaaaaataattttgtgtatgtaaacttctgacccactgggaatgtgatgaaagaaatacaattttaaataaatcattatctctactattattctgacatttcacattcttaaaataaagtggtgaccctaactgacctcaaacagggaatttttacttggattaaatgtcaggaattgtgaaaatctgagttttaatgtatttggctaaagtgtatgtaaacttctgacttcaactgtatattaaaaacacacacagatgtatactgtatattatcaGAGTAGAAAAGTAATAGCAGCAATGTCCATGTATCCAACTCTCCAAACTGTATCAGTGGCCTAGCCAGACAGAACTGAGCTCTGTTGTTCCAGACCAGTTGAagatcagcctcctctccacacaACTCCTCTGACCTGCCGGCCTGGTACCTGCTCGACTTCTGGGTGGCTGGATTTTACCGTCATAAAATCCATAAAATTTCTCTCTTAAGGGCATATCCTAAAATGATAGTTGCTGACATTATTGTTTATCTGACCTAATGCTTAGCTGAGATCAGGCATGGGCCAACAAGGTGCACTTGTGGCCCTATAGGGTTGAATGTCCTGCTTTACACTAGTAGTgtactaaaatcaaatcaaatcaaagtttatttgacaaatgcgccaaatacaacaggtatttgGCACCTTAccgagaaatgcttacttacaagtccttaaccaacaatacagttaagaacaaaaaagaaaaaaaaaactgaagtaaaaaaaatagaaaataaaatcaAACgtaagctgtcatcaatgcaaaaggtggctactaaGAAAAATctacaatataaaatatattttgatttgtttaacacttttttgattactacatgattccatatgtgttatttcatagttttgatgtcttcactattctacaatgtagaaaatagtaaaaaataaagaaaaacctgtcatgtgtgctccctctctggcctctaggtcaccaggctgctcgttatggcgcacacctgtcaccatcgttacgcgtacctgcgcgtcatcagactcacctggactccatcacctccttgattacctgccctacatatgtcactccctttgggtTCTTCctcaggcgtcattgtttctgttcctgtgtcatTTCTGTGCGTTGTTCTTATTTGATATTAtggtgtgtttatttattaaaacactcactccctgaacttgcttcccgactctcagcacaCATCGTTacaaaacctttgaatgagtaggtgtattccaaacttttgactggtactgtaggtcctggatggcaggaagcttgcaGTATTGCTACAAGGTTACAAGGTGCAGTATTGTTACAAGTTTTGTGTCCAAAattgcagcctattccctatatagtgcataactttgaccatagagctctggtcaaaattagtgcactacataaggaataggctGACATTTCAGATGCAGACAAGAACATGGAGCAGAATGTTATATTTTGACATTTTAATAATTTATCAGACACTTTtacccagagcgacttacaggagcaattagggttaagtgccttcctcaagggcacattgacagatgttTTACCTAGTTGGCTTATGAATTTGAACCAGatacttttcggttactggcccaacgctctttaCCGCTAGGCTCCCTGCCACTAGGAGACCTgtatccccaaaccatcacagcAGAGCAAAACATCTGGCTAGTGATATCACATGGCCAGCTGCAGTATGTTTACCCTTACCTCAAGGAGTATTAATCCCATCCTCTGTAcattctcttctctgtttctcatcctttatccctcattccctctctgtaagggagggaatgagggatgaAGTTCCATTTCTGTTCCTTTCCCTTTTTCCAAGTGGCCATGTAAGGCAACGAGTTAGCATCCCCCCAGCCACCATGTATACATGTGTCTCTGTCAGGAGGCggctgctacagtggtggctCAAGACTTAGGCTACATCTGACATGGCACgttattccctagtgcactacccatagatccctggtcaaaagtagtgaactatagggaatagggtgccattttggacagagCCTTAGTCCACAGTGCACCTTGCATCTTCTCCGGTCCTTTTATGGACACTGTGCCCTCTCataacatacatattgtataCGCCTTGTATATACATCTCATATACCACGCCCACAACAATGTGCAAGTCTGCTTAGTCCTGTTACGGACGACGCAGAACAGCTGGTTTAGAAATGCCTCTGTAATTTCAAGTACAAGTTATTGTGTTGGAATATACTACAGTAGTTATTCTACATTGTTTGTGTCTCAGAGGAGTGTTCATTTGTCTGCCTGttagacatgggttataaaacccTGTAATACCCTCAGTGCTGCGAAAAGTACAAGTTTAATGTTGAGATCCATGTGTTATGTACAGTGTGTCTATACAGAGCACAAACCCAGCCCTTTTTATATGAATATCCTACTCAAAGCCTTGTTTTTAAACATAAAAGTGAACTATTTTTAAAATCAAATTCTATTGATTTTGGAAAAGGTGAAAGAGCAAAGTTCTCATTCTGAAAGGATGGGAAACTTTCAGATAATATTGCCTGATTAGAAAGTTAACTTGCCATGATACCCAAAATCTCTTAACAGTCTGAAACCTATTGCCTGAGCACTTACAAGACACTTTGTGTGGTGACCATTATTATGATCCATAGGCTATGACGGCACTCACTTTGCTCAAGTACAGCTCATCCAAGCAGTCATCGATCCATTTCTCCACGTCCAGTCGTCTCTGTAGCTCTTTTCTGTTGTATTTCACAGTCACTCGAGCTTGTCTCTTCTGTAGTTTGACTCCGTGTTCTCGAGACGTTTCCAAATCTGATGAGTGGACTTCCTCTGTTCGCATCCGTCCGACCCTGTCGGCTGCCATGTCTGGTCTGACTGGTTCCCAAGCAAATGGGAGCTTGAAACACTGTGTGGGTTGAAGCGAGAATGTCATTGTGGATTCGACAACATTATATGTAGCAAACCTAAACAGTCTTCGGGTTCTAGTTTCAACTCTTTCCTGCGGAAGCGCACCGAAAAAAAGCACACAGTAAAAAGTGACCGAAAGATTGTAGGTTGTTAAACCAACACAGACAGAAATTGGGACAAATtctgggaaaaaaaaaaaaaatattatataaaCATGTGTTTGAGCAAGCATTCGAATAATTTTGCTAATTGGGTAGGCCTACCTTGCGTACATTATGCAATGGCAGGTTACTTCTCACATTATATACCAATCGTTTTACATAAACCCCTCATTATAGGCTTATTTTCAAACAACATTTGAATTGAATGACATTTATACCTTTGTCTATCATAGGGCCAACTTGCTCTATGTTGATACTCAATCGATAGGTGACAAAAGCTGATGATTTTATAGTTTTTAttcaacacaaacactcacagcAACAAAAAacttaaaacatatatttttttttagcaaATGCCTGACAAACTAACTTTGGCATGAACATACATTTACACTGGCTGTTCTTCAGAAACAGCAATACTCATAATCCGTGTATCAAAGTCACATGTTCATTGATTTCAGGTCATAAATAATTTCCCCGGAATATTCCTGGTGTATTTAGATTACACAGAATAATCAAAGATGTAGAACAAGTTGTTTATTTAGGATCACATAAATATATCTCTGAATTTGTGACAAAAGGAAAACATtttacatataaactcagcaaaaaaaaagaaaaaagtcctctcactgtcaactgtgtttgtcagcaaacttaacgtgtaaatatttgtaggaacataagattcaacaactgagacaaactgaacaagttccacagacatatgactaacagaaatggaataatgtggcCCTGAACAAAGGGGCGGGGACAAAATCaaacataacagtcagtatctggtgtggccaccagctgcattaagtactgcagtgcatctcctcctcatggactgcaccagatttgccagttcttgctgtgagatgttaccccactcttccaaggcacctgtaagttcccggacatttctggggggaatggccctagctctcactctccgatccaacaggtcccagacgtgctcaatgggattgagatccgggctcttcactggccatggcagaacactgacattcctgtcttgcagcaaatcacgcacagaatgagcagtatggctggtggcattgtcatgctggagggtcatgtcaggatgagcctgcaggaagggtaccacatgagggaggaggttgTCTTCCCTATAATGcatagcgttgagattgcctacaatgacaacaagctcagtccgatgatgctgtgatacaccgccccagaccatgacggaccctccaccaccaaattgatcccactccagagtacagacctcggtgtaacgctcattgcgtcgacgataaacgcgaatccaaccatcacccccggtgagacaaaacagtgacttgtcagtgaagagcactttttgccagtcctgtctggttcagcgacggtgggtttgtgcccataggcgacgttgttgccggtgatgtctggtgaggacttgccttacaacaggcctacaagctcccataccagcctctctcagtctattgcggacagtctgatcattgatggagggattgtgcattcctggtgtaattcgggcagttgttgttgccatcctgtacccctccagcaggtgtgatgttcggatgtaccgatcctgtgcaggtgttgttacacgtggtctgctactgcgaggatgatcagctgtccgtcctgtctccgtGTAGCGCTGTtgtaggcgtctcacagtacggacattgcaatttattgcccctgccacatctgcagtcctcatgcctccttgcagcacgcCTAagacacattcacgcagatgagcagggaacctggccatctttcttttggtgtttttcagagtcattagaaaggcctctttagtgtcctaagtttttataactgtgaccttaattgcctaccttctgtaagctgttagtgtcttaatgaccattccacaggtgcatgttcattaattatttatggttcattgaacaggcatgggaaacagtgtttaaaccctttacaatgaagagctgtgaagttatttggatttttacaaattatctttgaaagacagggtcctgaaaaaaaaattttttttgttgttgctgagtttaatAAATAACATAAATCAAATGATGGTATAACGACTGATAGTTTCATCTTAGGAAATGGTATGTTGACAAAATAATAGTTAATTttaaaatgaaaaatatatatgttttatctTTTGGAATTGCTAATATCAGAGTTCTGGTGAAATGAGCTTACAAACAAAAACAGTGGAAAAAGTTGAATATATTTGCTGTATTCATCTCCTTGAAGGTCATTGATAACAGTCTATTGTCTTCCAAAAAAAGTACAGGTCAGAGAATCAGGTCTTCCTGTATTTGGTTTAAATGGTTCTTCCAGAGTCATTTGGTCAATATCACTGTGTTGGAGCAAGTGCATTGATAGGTCAGTGTCTATCGTAAGTAGTTATGTGGAATTGGTAGTCATCTCTTTGGGTTATTTGACATGGAAGACCTTTCTCTGAGGAGATTTCCTAAAGTTCCCATACTTCAAGAGGTCATTTACTATTCTTCTTCATGACACAAGGTTGTTTTCCAACAAAACAAATTGTCAAAATGTGTAGCAAACATTTTCAGAATGAGGGGAATAATTTCCAAACATTCAAGCAGTTTGTCTTTTTCTTCATTAACTTAACATTtcaaaaagagagaaaaataagTGCTAATGATCCCCTGTTCTTACTCCCAgtttttgtctctccctccccaggtgtTTGGCTGTCCAGTCCCCTTTTTCTGTCCATCTTGGGTCCAGGCCAGTGGCTCATCTCAGCCCAGCCCCGCTGTCCCCCCTCCAGAGGTAGTCCTGTCCAGGGGAGAATGAGTGGCGCTCCCCCCCAAGTCCCCGGCCCGTCCTGTCATCTGTGGGTCTAAGCGATGCAA from Oncorhynchus tshawytscha isolate Ot180627B linkage group LG09, Otsh_v2.0, whole genome shotgun sequence encodes the following:
- the LOC112258021 gene encoding protein phosphatase 1 regulatory subunit 14A-like, giving the protein MTFSLQPTQCFKLPFAWEPVRPDMAADRVGRMRTEEVHSSDLETSREHGVKLQKRQARVTVKYNRKELQRRLDVEKWIDDCLDELYLSKDDDMPDEVNIDNLLDLASNEERVKKLKEILQTCSNNTEAFIGELLVKLEGLHKQEELATEGIEHPSHYNHAQHHHQPYHFNRPHWPRTHTHQTP